A genome region from Hymenobacter tibetensis includes the following:
- a CDS encoding GNAT family N-acetyltransferase — MSIQIRSSVAQDASAIRSLYQRVSRESGGLARQPEEITDEYVQHFLSRSIHHGVGLVAKQHGQLVAEIHTYSSGLKIFSHVLGDITIAVDTSVQGQGIGRRLFNTLLVHVQHRFPHVQRVELLVRETNTRAIQLYEQLGFVREGRFEGRVAGVHGIEADIPMAWHAPPPTETSRVL; from the coding sequence ATGTCCATCCAGATTCGCTCGTCCGTTGCTCAGGATGCATCCGCTATCCGCAGCCTGTATCAACGGGTGTCAAGGGAAAGTGGCGGGCTTGCCCGGCAGCCCGAGGAAATTACCGACGAGTATGTGCAGCACTTTCTGAGTCGTAGCATACACCACGGGGTAGGCTTGGTAGCAAAGCAACACGGCCAACTAGTTGCCGAAATCCATACGTATTCCTCTGGCTTAAAAATTTTCTCTCACGTGTTAGGCGACATCACCATAGCCGTGGATACCAGCGTACAAGGCCAGGGAATAGGCCGTCGTTTGTTCAACACGCTCCTTGTGCACGTACAGCACCGCTTTCCACACGTACAGCGGGTGGAACTGCTGGTACGGGAGACAAACACCCGCGCCATTCAGTTGTATGAACAACTCGGGTTTGTGCGGGAAGGTCGTTTTGAGGGGCGTGTAGCAGGCGTACATGGAATTGAAGCTGATATTCCCATGGCTTGGCATGCTCCTCCGCCCACAGAAACTTCAAGGGTTCTGTAG
- a CDS encoding acyl-CoA carboxylase subunit beta produces the protein MSDPQAEAHLSKLEILERKNQEALLGGGQARIDAQHKKGKLTARERVDLLLDEGSFEEIGKFVMHRSKDFGLDKEYYLGDGVITGYGTVNGRLVYVFSQDFTVFGGSLSETHAEKIVKIMDLAMKNGAPVIGLNDSGGARIQEGVVSLGGYADIFYKNTLASGVVPQLSAIMGPCAGGAVYSPAITDFILMVEDTSYMFVTGPNVVKTVTHENVTSEELGGASTHSAKSGVTHFSCANEVVCINHLKQLLSYMPQNCEETAPMLPYETSNEVRPVLDSIIPENPNQPYDMREVIEGIIDGGTFLEVHQNFAENIVVGFARLGGRSIGIVGNQPAVLAGVLDINASTKAARFVRFCDSFNIPLLVLEDVPGFLPGTDQEWRGIITNGAKLLYAFCEATVPRITVITRKAYGGAYDVMNSKHIGADMNYAWPTAEIAVMGAKGAAEIIFKREIAAAADPEAKLQEKVDEYQQKFATPYRAAHRGFVDEVILPSQTRQKLIRAFKMLENKVDTLPRKKHGNIPL, from the coding sequence ATGTCCGATCCGCAGGCGGAAGCCCACTTGAGCAAACTCGAAATTCTTGAACGCAAAAATCAGGAGGCTCTACTTGGCGGTGGCCAAGCCCGGATTGATGCACAGCATAAAAAAGGCAAGCTCACGGCCCGCGAGCGGGTGGACTTGCTGCTTGATGAAGGCTCGTTCGAGGAAATCGGCAAGTTCGTCATGCACCGCTCCAAGGACTTCGGTCTGGACAAGGAGTATTACCTCGGCGACGGAGTAATTACGGGCTACGGCACCGTGAACGGACGACTGGTCTACGTCTTTTCGCAGGACTTCACGGTTTTCGGTGGCTCACTGAGCGAAACGCACGCCGAGAAGATTGTGAAGATCATGGACCTGGCCATGAAGAACGGCGCACCCGTTATCGGCCTCAACGACTCGGGCGGCGCCCGGATTCAGGAAGGCGTAGTGAGCCTAGGCGGTTACGCCGATATCTTCTATAAGAACACCTTGGCTTCGGGGGTTGTGCCGCAGCTGTCGGCTATTATGGGACCGTGCGCGGGCGGCGCAGTGTACTCGCCAGCCATCACCGACTTCATTCTGATGGTGGAAGACACGAGCTACATGTTCGTGACTGGTCCAAACGTAGTGAAGACCGTTACCCACGAAAACGTAACCAGCGAAGAGCTTGGTGGTGCGAGTACGCACTCTGCCAAGAGCGGAGTCACGCATTTTTCGTGTGCCAACGAAGTGGTTTGCATCAACCACCTCAAGCAGCTGTTGAGCTATATGCCGCAAAACTGTGAGGAAACGGCTCCGATGCTGCCTTACGAAACCAGCAACGAAGTTCGTCCGGTACTAGACAGCATCATTCCCGAAAACCCCAACCAGCCCTACGATATGCGGGAGGTGATTGAGGGCATTATTGATGGAGGTACGTTTCTGGAGGTTCACCAGAATTTCGCGGAAAACATTGTGGTAGGATTTGCCCGGCTAGGGGGCCGTAGCATTGGGATAGTCGGCAACCAGCCCGCTGTATTAGCCGGCGTACTCGACATCAATGCCAGCACCAAGGCGGCCCGGTTCGTGCGGTTCTGCGACTCGTTCAATATTCCGCTGCTAGTACTGGAAGACGTACCCGGCTTCTTGCCCGGCACCGACCAAGAGTGGCGTGGTATTATCACCAACGGCGCCAAATTACTGTATGCGTTCTGCGAGGCAACGGTACCGCGCATCACCGTTATAACCCGCAAGGCGTACGGCGGGGCATACGATGTGATGAACAGCAAGCACATCGGGGCCGACATGAACTATGCGTGGCCCACGGCCGAAATTGCGGTGATGGGCGCTAAAGGAGCTGCCGAAATCATCTTCAAGCGCGAAATAGCCGCTGCCGCTGATCCGGAGGCCAAGCTTCAGGAAAAAGTAGACGAGTACCAGCAAAAGTTCGCGACACCCTATCGGGCGGCGCATCGGGGCTTTGTCGATGAAGTTATTTTGCCTTCGCAGACTAGGCAGAAACTAATTCGTGCCTTTAAGATGCTGGAAAACAAAGTGGATACGCTGCCACGTAAGAAGCACGGCAACATTCCGCTGTAG